In the genome of Rhodamnia argentea isolate NSW1041297 chromosome 3, ASM2092103v1, whole genome shotgun sequence, one region contains:
- the LOC125314265 gene encoding cytosolic sulfotransferase 12-like, producing MQPSQPPPLPPSPSPLYLKYLREEDMPQAFPDFLSSLPLEEGWFPTSLRSYQGFWLPSWILKPILTCQNHFQADPSDVLLVTSPKSGTTWLAAILFALVNRAKYSDSCSQRSHPLLTQNPHDLVPSLEFNLYLKEENPNLAALAPPRLFGTHMPYSLLPQSVRDSNCKLVYLCRNPKDNFVSLWHFVNKLRPEEKGQIPIQECLDKFCRGLTPCGPYWDHVLGYHKASLEMPEKVLFMTYEQMKGDPHVQVRRLADFLGCPFGEEELRDGMVEGILRMCSFENLTALEVNKSGKLSTGEDSNWYFRRGEVGDWANYMSAEMGERIDGVTEEKMEGLQRHCQWWGLISIERCFNFKVVILVFIKSCFPSRWELMDFYLLLFF from the exons atgcAACCCTcccaacctcctcctcttcctccttctccttctccactcTATTTAAAGTACTTGCGAGAGGAAGACATGCCGCAAGCGTTCCCGGActtcctctcctctcttcctttAGAAGAAGGCTGGTTCCCCACCTCTCTCCGCTCGTACCAGGGCTTCTGGCTCCCCTCCTGGATCTTGAAGCCCATCCTCACTTGCCAAAACCATTTCCAAGCTGACCCCTCCGACGTCCTCCTCGTCACCAGCCCGAAATCCGGCACCACCTGGCTTGcggccatcctcttcgctcTTGTGAACCGTGCCAAGTACTCCGACTCCTGCTCGCAACGATCCCACCCTCTCCTAACCCAAAACCCTCACGACCTCGTGCCCTCCTTGGAGTTCAACCTCTATCTTAAGGAAGAAAATCCCAACCTCGCTGCTTTAGCGCCCCCGAGGCTATTCGGAACCCACATGCCTTATTCCTTGCTTCCACAGTCGGTGAGGGACTCCAACTGCAAGCTGGTTTACCTGTGCAGGAACCCCAAGGACAACTTCGTCTCGCTGTGGCACTTCGTCAACAAGCTGAGGCCGGAAGAGAAAGGCCAGATTCCAATCCAGGAGTGCCTCGACAAGTTCTGTCGAGGGCTGACCCCTTGTGGGCCTTACTGGGACCATGTGCTAGGTTACCACAAGGCGAGCTTGGAGATGCCGGAGAAGGTGCTGTTCATGACGTACGAGCAGATGAAAGGGGACCCGCATGTTCAAGTGAGGAGGTTGGCCGATTTCTTGGGGTGTCCGTTTGGCGAAGAAGAATTGAGAGACGGGATGGTGGAGGGAATACTGAGGATGTGTAGCTTCGAAAATTTGACCGCGTTGGAGGTGAACAAGAGCGGGAAGCTGTCGACCGGAGAAGATAGCAACTGGTACTTCAGGAGAGGCGAGGTCGGAGATTGGGCGAACTACATGAGCGCGGAGATGGGGGAGAGGATTGACGGCGTCACGGAAGAGAA GATGGAAGGTCTTCAGCGGCACTGTCAATGGTGGGGCTTAATCTCCATAGAGAGATGCTTCAACTTCAAGGTTGTGATTCTAGTCTTCATTAAGAGCTGTTTTCCTTCTCGCTGGGAGCTTATGGATTTTTACCTTCTGTTATTCTTCTGA